One segment of Paramormyrops kingsleyae isolate MSU_618 chromosome 8, PKINGS_0.4, whole genome shotgun sequence DNA contains the following:
- the manf gene encoding mesencephalic astrocyte-derived neurotrophic factor: MLRLSGFSVALALVLVPSGSDALKEGECEVCVNFLSRFYQSLKDSDVKFNSESIENALVKTCNDAKGKENRLCYYIGATNDAATKITNEVSKPLSYHVPVEKICEKLKKKDSQICELKYDKQVDLSSVDLKKLKVKDLKKILEEWGEACKGCVEKSDFIRKINELMPKYAPSAAKARTDL, translated from the exons atgttgcGTTTAAGTGGCTTCTCTGTTGCTTTAGCTCTTGTACTTGTACCGAGCGGCAGTGATGCTTTGAAAGAGGGGGAATGTGAAG TGTGTGTGAACTTCCTTAGCAGGTTTTATCAGTCTTTGAAAGACAGCGATGTTAAGTTTAACAGTGAATCCATAGAGAACGCCTTGGTCAAGACTTGCAATGATGCCAAGGGGAAGGAGAACCGGCTG TGTTACTACATTGGAGCAACAAATGACGCGGCAACCAAAATAACGAACGAAGTCTCCAAGCCGTTAAGCTATCATGTGCCTGTGGAGAAAATTTGTGAAAAGTTGAAGAAAAAGGACAGTCAGATATGTGAACTGAAATATG ACAAACAAGTGGACCTGAGCTCAGTGGATCTAAAGAAACTGAAGGTGAAGGACTTGAAGAAGATCCTAGAGGAGTGGGGTGAGGCATGCAAAGGCTGCGTGGAGAAGTCAGACTTCATCCGCAAGATCAATGAACTGATGCCCAAGTACGCACCCAGTGCGGCAAAAGCACGGACAGACCTGTAA
- the rbm15b gene encoding putative RNA-binding protein 15B, with amino-acid sequence MKRQAERDSSPARAVAKRMRDRDRDRDGSRREDGPPPPLAVLLAESRNYHKHQARSRSREREKPRLREERGSGDPHHRQHLHDLGLIGRPPLRTTAVLPKSKAAAELLSARGVGGLEYKTLLISNLGSQLSDEHVEDGLFHEFKKFGDVSVKLSHTPELGRVAYVNFRHPDNAKEARHSKARLVLYDRPLKVEPLYLRRRSCTPPDVGYMPLHGAYQYRQRSLSPGPGVSNIREGRLRHYAVEGLGLSRERERSLDYYTMLDERGRSYPYQLPEEDLKPEDDQRATRNLFIGNLDHNVSEGELRRGFDKYGIIEEVVIKRPARGQGGAYAFLKFQNLDMAHRAKVAMQGRVIGGNPVKIGYGKANPTTRLWVGGLGPSTSLAALAREFDRFGSIRTIDYVKGDSFAYIQYESLDAAQAACAQMRGFPLGGPERRLRVDFAKAEEVRGYPPQYQSPVVLPGHYETVSDGYGRHHSLERELRARDRTPTHGVFSDRERGLSDRDWTSPPKGLERRNSSEAFGRGRARSRSRERWPREREGKAWEERRKRRSASSDRQTEERVRPKARGSAAASPDHSPDRSRGRSSEPGAEPKELTPDSSRHSSEDRLVRGGVEGDRNHRVGESEGESQGSTELKADGKKPSTLSEYAQTLTQVWQGALVLKNSCFLTNMHMLEGGAAFLSSLMRDNNAQGGKILQLKIAQRLRLDQPKLDEVTRRIKLGSPDAYAVLLAVQGPVEKDAPPPEPGLQRRLLRNLVTYLRNKQAAGVIGLPLGGAKDREMSGMLYAFPPCEFSQQYLQEALRTLGKVEEEHLVIVIVRDSV; translated from the coding sequence atgaagaggcAGGCCGAGCGGGACTCGAGTCCTGCTAGAGCTGTAGCTAAAAGGATGAGAGACAGGGATCGGGACCGAGATGGGAGTCGCCGAGAGGACGGCCCTCCTCCGCCGCTGGCCGTGCTGCTTGCTGAGAGCCGAAACTACCACAAGCACCAGGCTCGGAGTCGAAGCAGGGAGCGGGAGAAGCCCCGACTCAGGGAGGAACGCGGCAGCGGGGACCCTCACCACCGACAGCACCTCCACGACCTCGGATTGATCGGCCGGCCGCCCCTGCGAACCACAGCCGTACTACCCAAAAGTAAAGCGGCCGCGGAGCTGCTCAGCGCCCGGGGCGTCGGGGGCTTGGAGTACAAGACGCTACTTATCAGCAACCTGGGCTCACAGCTGTCCGACGAGCATGTGGAGGACGGGCTCTTCCACGAGTTCAAGAAGTTCGGCGACGTTAGCGTAAAGCTCTCCCACACTCCGGAACTCGGCCGGGTTGCCTACGTAAATTTCAGACATCCCGACAACGCGAAGGAGGCGAGGCACTCCAAAGCCAGGTTAGTCCTGTACGACCGGCCACTTAAAGTGGAGCCCCTGTACCTGAGACGCCGGAGCTGCACGCCGCCTGACGTCGGGTATATGCCTTTACACGGTGCTTACCAGTACAGACAGCGCTCCCTTTCGCCTGGGCCGGGAGTGAGTAACATTAGAGAGGGCAGGCTTCGGCATTACGCCGTCGAGGGACTTGGACTGAGCCGGGAGCGGGAGAGGTCTTTAGATTACTACACTATGCTGGACGAGAGGGGGCGGTCCTATCCGTACCAACTACCAGAAGAGGACTTGAAACCTGAGGATGACCAGAGAGCGACCAGGAACCTGTTCATAGGCAATCTGGACCACAACGTGTCAGAGGGAGAGCTGAGGAGGGGCTTTGACAAGTATGGCATTATTGAGGAGGTGGTGATCAAGCGGCCAGCTCGCGGGCAAGGTGGGGCATATGCCTTTCTGAAGTTCCAGAACCTGGACATGGCTCACCGGGCCAAGGTGGCCATGCAGGGCCGGGTCATCGGCGGCAATCCGGTGAAAATAGGCTACGGGAAGGCCAATCCCACCACAcggctttgggtgggggggcttggcCCCAGCACGTCTCTGGCGGCCCTGGCCCGTGAATTCGACCGCTTCGGCAGCATCAGGACCATTGACTACGTCAAGGGCGACAGCTTCGCCTACATCCAGTACGAGAGCTTGGACGCTGCGCAGGCTGCCTGTGCCCAGATGAGGGGTTTCCCCTTGGGAGGTCCCGAGCGGCGGCTGCGCGTGGACTTCGCCAAGGCAGAGGAAGTGCGCGGCTATCCTCCACAATACCAGTCGCCCGTGGTGCTGCCTGGGCACTACGAGACGGTCTCTGATGGATATGGCCGCCACCACAGCCTGGAGCGAGAACTCAGGGCCCGCGACCGCACGCCGACCCACGGGGTCTTTAGTGACCGCGAGAGGGGCCTGTCGGACAGGGACTGGACCAGCCCGCCCAAGGGGCTGGAGCGGAGGAACAGCTCGGAAGCCTTTGGCCGGGGCCGGGCCCGCAGCCGCAGCCGGGAGCGGTGGCCCCGTGAGCGGGAGGGCAAGGCTTGGGAGGAGCGGCGCAAGCGCAGAAGTGCCTCCAGTGACCGGCAGACAGAGGAGCGGGTGAGGCCCAAAGCCCGGGGCTCAGCCGCCGCCTCCCCCGATCACAGCCCCGACCGCTCCAGGGGGAGGTCCTCAGAACCTGGTGCGGAGCCCAAGGAACTGACTCCGGACAGCAGCCGTCACTCCAGCGAGGACCGGCTGGTGCGGGGAGGGGTGGAGGGAGACCGCAACCACCGGGTGGGGGAGAGTGAAGGGGAATCTCAGGGCAGCACCGAGCTTAAAGCAGATGGCAAGAAGCCGAGCACGCTGTCAGAGTATGCGCAGACGCTGACGCAGGTGTGGCAGGGCGCTCTGGTGCTCAAGAACAGTTGCTTCCTCACCAACATGCACATGCTGGAAGGGGGGGCTGCCTTCCTCAGCTCCCTTATGAGAGACAACAACGCCCAGGGTGGCAAGATCCTCCAGCTGAAGATCGCCCAGCGCCTGCGCCTAGACCAGCCCAAGCTGGATGAGGTGACTCGGCGCATTAAACTGGGCAGTCCAGATGCATACGCGGTGCTGCTGGCCGTGCAGGGCCCCGTCGAAAAGGACGCGCCCCCGCCGGAACCCGGCCTGCAAAGACGCCTGCTGCGCAACCTGGTTACATACCTCAGGAACAAGCAAGCCGCCGGCGTCATCGGGCTCCCCCTAGGGGGCGCCAAGGACCGTGAGATGAGTGGGATGCTGTATGCCTTCCCTCCTTGCGAATTCTCCCAGCAGTACCtccaggaggccctgaggaCTTTGGGCAAGGTCGAGGAGGAGCATCTTGTGATTGTTATCGTCAGGGACTCTGTTTGA